The sequence GGATTTTGAGTCCGCTCGCGGCGGCGATCTCCCGGTAGACGTCCGAGCCCAGGGCCGGGTCGATGACCAGGGCCTCGCCGTGATCGGCCACGACATAGGAGAGGCACCCCTTGCCCGTCCTGCGGACCTGAACCACCGTGACGCCGCCGGCCAACCGCAGTTCCGCGAGGTTCCAGGCGAGGCTCCACGCCCGCATCCCGCCATCGAGCGACTCTGCCGCCACTCCTTGGGAGCGCAGGTAGGTTGCCGCGAGCTGACTGGTCGCCCCCATCTCGCAGACCACCACGACCGGCGGTCCAATGGGAAGGTCCAGCGCGGCAAGCGTCCGGTAATCTCCTTGCTTGACGGCGTGGTAGGCATCCACCCACACGCTTCCCGGGATCGCCCACTCCGCCCGGGACTCGGCCACGCGGATGTCCAGAACCGTCACCGGCTGGTGACGCTCCAGCTGTTCACGTAAGGCGTGCACGTTCATGCCTCAGTAACCTCCGCTACGAAGTCGCTGAATGTTGCCAGTCTGGAAACCCCAGGCGGAGGCGTCGTGCCTGAAACCCCTTGCGATGGAGGAGGGCCACCGCTTCGTCCGAGAACACGCAGTAGGGACCCCGGCAGTACACGACGAGCTCGCGATGCTTGGGCAACGTCTTGAGGGACCGCGCCAGCTCCGCCAGCGGCACCGGCCGCGCTCCCGGGAGATGCCCGGC is a genomic window of bacterium containing:
- a CDS encoding rhodanese-like domain-containing protein, with translation MNVHALREQLERHQPVTVLDIRVAESRAEWAIPGSVWVDAYHAVKQGDYRTLAALDLPIGPPVVVVCEMGATSQLAATYLRSQGVAAESLDGGMRAWSLAWNLAELRLAGGVTVVQVRRTGKGCLSYVVADHGEALVIDPALGSDVYREIAAASGLKI